One window of Phycisphaeraceae bacterium genomic DNA carries:
- a CDS encoding CPBP family intramembrane metalloprotease has protein sequence MPNTSDPFDPRAGSKIDPRDPWSTPGAPRVRDPYAAAGSGGDASGGSEDAAPPPPGGRDTRDPGSAGAGRIAWLVAIVLFCLTIAMNQCSGPATPPGEASAPSADSNPQVMVTAMMIKAGRAFNSMQAGSSSEMLRHIDQAASAAPESMVERVRAAIASAELVGAEEAMRRLDAVRGEIEIDRVSGAPALEPEAADELVSDIDLLRAIYGGAGVPSAGAVSADSLTQDERERLVTRHGRLGRIALTYGKPESDPERARLVGGGEVLVGALLVFAGALVVVIPLSFVCMVIAIVRMSRPGARRAFAAPMPGGSVYIEMLAAFMVAFLLLKVGLGIVASAMGPNADEGLILQIGLIAQWPVALAAFWPLLRGVSLKEHAQRLGWTRGKGIIREALAGVFCYLAGLPLVMAAFAIVFIGVVVQSAIRQAAGEPPETPHNPILDIATSGGLAPILLFMLATIWAPFTEEAIFRGGLYRHLRSRVGVLVAAVCSALFFGLIHGYSPLLLLPVIALGFNFALMREWRGSLIAPIVAHALHNGTIMSVLLFFVGQVA, from the coding sequence ATGCCGAACACGTCTGACCCATTCGATCCGCGCGCGGGGAGCAAGATCGATCCGCGTGACCCTTGGTCCACACCGGGCGCGCCGCGCGTGCGCGATCCGTACGCCGCGGCGGGTTCGGGGGGGGACGCCTCCGGTGGCTCTGAGGATGCCGCGCCTCCCCCCCCGGGAGGGCGTGACACGCGCGACCCTGGCTCTGCGGGCGCGGGGCGGATCGCGTGGCTTGTCGCGATTGTGCTGTTCTGTCTCACGATCGCGATGAACCAGTGCAGCGGGCCGGCGACGCCGCCGGGAGAGGCGTCGGCCCCGAGCGCGGACAGCAACCCGCAGGTCATGGTCACCGCGATGATGATCAAGGCCGGGCGCGCGTTCAACAGCATGCAGGCCGGGAGTTCATCGGAGATGCTCCGCCATATCGATCAGGCGGCGAGCGCCGCGCCCGAGTCGATGGTCGAGCGTGTGCGGGCGGCGATCGCTTCGGCGGAGCTTGTCGGGGCAGAAGAGGCGATGAGGCGGCTCGACGCGGTTCGCGGAGAGATCGAGATCGATCGTGTATCCGGCGCGCCCGCGCTCGAACCCGAAGCGGCGGACGAGTTGGTGAGCGATATCGATCTGCTCCGCGCGATCTACGGAGGTGCGGGTGTGCCGAGCGCGGGGGCCGTGAGCGCGGACTCGCTCACGCAGGACGAGCGCGAGCGGCTCGTCACGCGCCACGGACGCCTCGGACGGATCGCGCTGACCTACGGCAAACCCGAGAGCGACCCCGAGCGGGCCCGCCTGGTCGGCGGGGGCGAGGTGCTGGTCGGCGCGCTGCTCGTCTTTGCGGGCGCGCTCGTGGTTGTGATCCCGCTCTCGTTTGTCTGCATGGTCATCGCGATCGTGCGCATGTCGAGGCCCGGCGCACGGCGCGCGTTCGCCGCGCCCATGCCCGGCGGGAGCGTCTACATCGAGATGCTCGCGGCATTCATGGTCGCGTTCCTGCTGCTCAAGGTCGGGCTGGGCATCGTCGCTTCGGCCATGGGGCCGAACGCGGACGAGGGGCTGATTCTTCAGATCGGGCTGATCGCGCAGTGGCCCGTCGCGCTCGCGGCGTTCTGGCCGCTCTTACGTGGTGTTTCGCTCAAGGAGCACGCGCAGCGTCTTGGTTGGACGCGGGGCAAGGGGATCATCCGCGAGGCGCTGGCGGGCGTGTTCTGCTATCTCGCGGGACTGCCGCTCGTGATGGCGGCGTTCGCGATCGTGTTCATCGGCGTGGTGGTGCAGTCGGCGATCAGGCAAGCGGCGGGCGAGCCCCCCGAGACGCCCCACAACCCGATCCTGGACATCGCAACATCCGGCGGGCTGGCGCCGATCCTGCTGTTCATGCTCGCGACGATCTGGGCGCCGTTCACGGAGGAGGCGATCTTCCGGGGCGGGCTCTATCGGCACCTGCGCTCGCGGGTGGGTGTGCTGGTCGCGGCGGTCTGCTCCGCGCTCTTTTTCGGGCTGATCCACGGCTATTCGCCGCTGCTGCTGCTCCCCGTGATCGCGCTGGGCTTCAACTTCGCGTTGATGCGTGAGTGGCGCGGATCGCTGATCGCGCCGATCGTCGCGCACGCGCTGCACAACGGAACGATCATGTCGGTGCTGCTCTTCTTCGTGGGCCAGGTTGCGTGA
- the tnpA gene encoding IS200/IS605 family transposase, which translates to MPSTWSQVLLHIVFSTKSRTPWIGAEGADDLYGFIGGIVRDEGGVLLAIGGMPDHIHMLVRWGTEESISVLVRHVKTRSSRWMHESRGVKPFAWQVGYGVFSVSQSQAGVVKAYIKSQAEHHAKWSFREELVALLKAHGVEFEDQYVD; encoded by the coding sequence ATGCCGAGCACATGGTCACAGGTTCTGCTGCACATTGTTTTTTCGACCAAGAGCCGCACGCCGTGGATCGGGGCGGAGGGCGCGGATGATCTGTATGGCTTTATCGGCGGGATTGTGCGCGATGAGGGCGGCGTGCTGCTCGCGATCGGCGGCATGCCGGATCACATCCACATGTTGGTGCGGTGGGGGACGGAGGAGTCGATCTCTGTTCTGGTTCGCCATGTGAAGACGCGGTCGTCGCGATGGATGCATGAGTCGCGCGGCGTGAAGCCATTCGCGTGGCAGGTGGGGTACGGCGTGTTCTCGGTGAGCCAGTCGCAGGCGGGCGTGGTGAAGGCGTACATCAAGAGTCAGGCGGAGCACCATGCGAAGTGGTCATTCCGGGAGGAGTTGGTTGCGCTGCTGAAGGCGCATGGCGTGGAGTTTGAAGATCAGTATGTTGACTGA
- the rplM gene encoding 50S ribosomal protein L13: MRRQTYMAKNGEVPRTWRVVDAEGQSLGRLAVEVATVLMGKHRPEYTPHVFSGDPVVVTNASKVVLTGKKAQQKVRKHYTGYISGLKTETYESVMQRRPETLIEDAVRRMLPKNRLGRVMMKNLKVYSGTDHPYADKGLKALNA, translated from the coding sequence ATGCGTCGTCAGACATACATGGCAAAGAACGGCGAGGTGCCCCGCACCTGGCGTGTTGTCGATGCCGAGGGGCAGTCGCTCGGTCGGCTCGCCGTTGAGGTGGCCACCGTCCTCATGGGCAAGCACCGCCCCGAGTACACCCCCCACGTCTTCAGCGGCGATCCCGTCGTCGTCACCAACGCCTCGAAGGTTGTCCTGACCGGCAAGAAGGCGCAGCAGAAGGTCCGCAAGCACTACACCGGCTACATCAGCGGCCTGAAGACCGAGACCTACGAGTCGGTCATGCAGCGGCGCCCCGAGACGCTGATCGAGGACGCGGTTCGGCGCATGCTCCCCAAGAACCGTCTTGGCCGGGTCATGATGAAGAACCTGAAGGTGTACAGCGGCACCGATCATCCCTATGCCGACAAGGGTCTGAAGGCGTTGAACGCCTGA
- the rpsI gene encoding 30S ribosomal protein S9 encodes MSTITNPNIAGLSTVASPAAPAPVERPLRTAVPADKHGWWWGTGRRKTAIARCRMKAAKEGQGTVKVQVTDKRFKAIEEYFCEFRDRADATSPLTVTKTTGKFDIVLRMSGGGFMGQAQAARLAIARALRDYDPTLEGALREHGMLTRDAREVERKKYGLAGARRRFQFSKR; translated from the coding sequence ATGAGCACGATCACGAATCCGAACATCGCGGGCCTGAGCACTGTCGCGTCGCCCGCCGCGCCCGCTCCGGTGGAGCGTCCTCTCCGCACCGCAGTTCCCGCGGACAAGCACGGATGGTGGTGGGGGACCGGTCGTCGCAAGACGGCGATCGCCCGCTGCCGCATGAAGGCCGCGAAAGAGGGACAGGGGACCGTCAAGGTTCAGGTGACGGACAAGCGTTTCAAGGCGATCGAAGAGTACTTCTGCGAGTTCCGCGACCGCGCGGACGCGACCTCTCCGCTCACGGTGACCAAGACCACCGGAAAGTTCGACATCGTTCTTCGCATGTCGGGCGGCGGCTTCATGGGCCAGGCCCAGGCGGCCCGGCTCGCGATCGCCCGCGCCCTGCGCGATTACGACCCCACCCTTGAGGGTGCGCTCCGCGAGCACGGCATGCTGACCCGCGACGCACGCGAGGTCGAGCGTAAGAAGTACGGCCTGGCCGGCGCCCGCCGTCGCTTCCAGTTCTCCAAGCGTTGA
- a CDS encoding BamA/TamA family outer membrane protein: MRAARIFGLSILPIVSGLPIAPIALRADAQNVAAEPGAYDGRPIREIRVTRPTIKDGARVEETLDADLERLVRANIRLQRGRPYRQQTATEDISRLNRLGRFRRIETRAQLMEDGSVIVSYDVIPQPIVKDVQAVGNTKFPDSKIAEQVEAVVGTPVDSLVLDRAARRIEDMYRKKGYYLVQATWDERELEEQGIVLFRIREGERVRAAEIRYEGNISFTPSELGSAVKTRPSFPIFRTGAIDDDQLDADTRALVEFYRDRGYLDVEVAPSIRIAPNGREAIVTFVISEGRLYTLRNVRVLYVERSREFDSEQEAIADLGPLERVVQDPFRPRGWLVTSDGLMPPDQIIAHMSVKPGDAYSVRKINESVDSIRSAYGQMGYTEARIRRYDPRSTDSPEVDLLLTIAEGSRYKTGIIEIQGNDLTKGNVVLRNMEIKPDRPLNTVAIDESQRLITNTRVFDGLSNPVKVTPQRPDRADPAYRDVLVEVTETNTGALGFGVVTSSDSGVAGSISLTQRNFDLFDTPDTASEFFSGRAFRGAGQTFRIEALPGTEVQTYSISLSDPAIFDSDYSASISAYYRDRDFRDYDEERYGTRIGFGRRFGTRWTGNLSMRLESVELSDIDEDQPTEVFEFADQAYISGIGFSLTRSTYDNIFRPSKGTRIVLSAEQVGLLGGDYDFTKVGADYTTFFKIHEDALGRKTILSLNLAANYIPQSREDVPVYERYYLGGRSFRGFDFRTVSPKGIRNDNGQPSDDPVGGLWSFFAGAEVKQPIFGDMISVVGFVDSGTVLIDPGFDDYRVAVGLGVRLYIPQLSPFDLAFDFGFPIIKADGDEERLFSFSIDLPF, from the coding sequence ATGCGCGCCGCCCGGATCTTCGGGCTCTCCATCCTGCCGATCGTCTCCGGGCTCCCCATCGCCCCGATCGCTCTGCGCGCCGATGCCCAGAACGTCGCCGCCGAACCGGGTGCCTACGACGGCCGCCCCATCCGCGAGATCCGCGTCACCCGCCCCACCATCAAAGACGGGGCCCGTGTCGAAGAAACCCTCGACGCCGACCTCGAGCGTCTCGTCCGCGCCAACATCCGCCTCCAAAGAGGCCGCCCCTACCGCCAGCAGACCGCCACCGAAGACATCTCCCGACTCAACCGCCTCGGACGTTTCCGGCGCATCGAGACCCGCGCCCAACTCATGGAAGATGGCAGCGTGATCGTCTCCTATGACGTCATCCCGCAGCCCATCGTCAAAGACGTCCAGGCCGTCGGCAACACCAAGTTCCCCGACTCCAAAATCGCCGAACAGGTCGAGGCCGTCGTCGGCACCCCGGTCGATTCGCTCGTCCTCGACCGCGCCGCACGCCGCATCGAGGACATGTACCGCAAGAAGGGCTACTACCTCGTCCAGGCCACGTGGGACGAGCGCGAACTCGAAGAACAGGGCATCGTCCTCTTCCGCATCCGAGAAGGCGAACGCGTCCGCGCCGCCGAGATCCGCTACGAAGGAAACATCTCCTTCACACCCAGCGAGCTCGGCTCCGCCGTCAAGACCCGACCCTCCTTCCCCATCTTCCGCACCGGAGCCATCGACGACGACCAGCTCGACGCCGACACCCGCGCACTCGTCGAGTTCTACCGCGACCGCGGCTATCTCGACGTCGAAGTCGCACCCAGCATCCGCATCGCCCCCAACGGCCGCGAGGCCATCGTCACCTTCGTCATCTCCGAAGGACGCCTCTACACACTCAGAAACGTCCGCGTCCTCTACGTCGAACGCTCGCGCGAATTCGATTCCGAACAGGAAGCCATCGCCGACCTCGGACCGCTCGAACGCGTCGTGCAGGATCCCTTCCGCCCCCGCGGCTGGCTCGTCACCTCCGACGGGCTCATGCCCCCCGACCAGATCATCGCCCACATGTCCGTCAAACCCGGCGACGCCTACTCCGTCCGGAAGATCAATGAGTCCGTCGACTCGATCCGCAGCGCGTACGGCCAGATGGGCTACACCGAGGCCCGCATCCGCCGCTACGACCCCCGCTCCACAGACAGCCCCGAGGTCGATCTGCTCCTCACCATCGCAGAAGGATCTCGCTACAAGACCGGCATCATCGAGATCCAGGGCAACGATCTCACCAAGGGCAACGTCGTCCTCCGCAACATGGAGATCAAGCCCGACAGGCCGCTCAACACGGTCGCCATCGATGAATCCCAGCGCCTCATCACCAACACGCGCGTGTTCGACGGACTCTCCAACCCGGTGAAGGTCACGCCCCAGCGACCCGACCGCGCCGACCCCGCCTACCGCGACGTGCTCGTCGAAGTCACCGAGACCAACACCGGAGCCCTCGGCTTCGGCGTCGTCACCAGCTCCGACTCCGGCGTCGCCGGCAGCATCTCCCTCACCCAGCGAAACTTCGATCTCTTCGACACCCCCGACACCGCCAGCGAGTTTTTCAGCGGACGCGCCTTCCGCGGCGCGGGACAGACCTTCCGCATCGAGGCCCTCCCCGGCACCGAGGTCCAGACCTACTCGATCTCGCTCTCCGACCCCGCCATCTTCGACTCCGACTACTCCGCCTCCATCTCCGCCTACTACCGCGACCGCGACTTCCGCGACTACGACGAGGAACGCTACGGAACACGCATCGGCTTCGGCCGACGCTTCGGCACGCGCTGGACCGGAAACCTCAGCATGCGCCTCGAATCCGTCGAACTCTCCGACATCGACGAAGACCAGCCCACCGAGGTCTTCGAGTTCGCCGACCAGGCATACATCAGCGGCATCGGCTTCAGTCTCACACGCTCCACCTACGACAACATCTTCAGGCCCTCCAAGGGCACGCGCATCGTCCTCTCCGCCGAACAGGTCGGCCTCCTCGGAGGCGACTACGACTTCACCAAAGTCGGAGCCGACTACACCACCTTCTTCAAGATCCACGAGGATGCACTCGGACGAAAGACCATCCTCTCGCTCAACCTCGCCGCGAACTACATCCCCCAGAGCCGCGAAGACGTCCCCGTCTACGAACGCTACTACCTCGGAGGCCGCTCCTTCCGCGGATTCGACTTCCGCACCGTCTCCCCCAAAGGCATCCGCAACGACAACGGACAACCCTCCGACGACCCCGTCGGCGGCCTCTGGTCCTTCTTCGCCGGAGCCGAGGTCAAACAGCCCATCTTCGGCGACATGATCTCCGTGGTCGGCTTCGTCGACAGCGGCACCGTCCTCATCGACCCCGGCTTCGACGACTACCGCGTCGCCGTCGGCCTCGGCGTCCGCCTCTACATCCCCCAGCTCTCACCCTTCGATCTCGCCTTCGACTTCGGCTTCCCCATCATCAAGGCCGATGGCGACGAAGAACGACTCTTCTCCTTCTCCATCGACCTGCCGTTCTGA